In Helianthus annuus cultivar XRQ/B chromosome 8, HanXRQr2.0-SUNRISE, whole genome shotgun sequence, a single genomic region encodes these proteins:
- the LOC110872183 gene encoding receptor-like protein EIX2 isoform X2: MKALVSLDFSDNQLSGTIPQSMAALNDLSSLNLSYNKLSGRFPTGKQLQTLIDPSIYAGNRDLCGEYLPNNCSNPENPPATRSKNKYKKANGLRKVWFYLDITCGFATGFWGIIGVLAFKKQWRRKLFMIAEVTMDKVYVAVAVKISKIKRGREA, translated from the exons ATGAAGGCGTTAGTATCTCTTGACTTCTCAGACAACCAACTAAGCGGGACGATCCCTCAAAGCATGGCTGCTTTGAACGATTTGAGCTCTTTGAATCTGTCATACAACAAATTGTCAGGAAGATTTCCAACCGGAAAACAACTGCAGACACTTATCGACCCATCAATATATGCTGGTAACAGGGATCTCTGTGGTGAATATCTGCCAAATAATTGTTCCAATCCTGAAAACCCACCAGCCACAAGAAGCAAGAACAAATACAAAAAGGCTAATGGGCTAAGGAAGGTATGGTTTTACTTGGAC ATAACGTGTGGATTTGCAACAGGTTTTTGGGGTATTATTGGAGTTTTGGCATTCAAGAAGCAATGGAGAAGGAAGCTTTTTATGATTGCAGAGGTAACCATGGATAAGGTGTATGTGGCGGTTGCAGTGAAGATTTCCAAGATAAAAAGAGGCAGAGAAGCCTAA
- the LOC110872183 gene encoding receptor-like protein EIX2 isoform X1 has product MKALVSLDFSDNQLSGTIPQSMAALNDLSSLNLSYNKLSGRFPTGKQLQTLIDPSIYAGNRDLCGEYLPNNCSNPENPPATRSKNKYKKANGLRKVWFYLDITCGFATGFWGIIGVLAFKKQWRRKLFMIAEVTMDKVYVAVAVKISKIKRGREA; this is encoded by the exons ATGAAGGCGTTAGTATCTCTTGACTTCTCAGACAACCAACTAAGCGGGACGATCCCTCAAAGCATGGCTGCTTTGAACGATTTGAGCTCTTTGAATCTGTCATACAACAAATTGTCAGGAAGATTTCCAACCGGAAAACAACTGCAGACACTTATCGACCCATCAATATATGCTGGTAACAGGGATCTCTGTGGTGAATATCTGCCAAATAATTGTTCCAATCCTGAAAACCCACCAGCCACAAGAAGCAAGAACAAATACAAAAAGGCTAATGGGCTAAGGAAGGTATG GTTTTACTTGGACATAACGTGTGGATTTGCAACAGGTTTTTGGGGTATTATTGGAGTTTTGGCATTCAAGAAGCAATGGAGAAGGAAGCTTTTTATGATTGCAGAGGTAACCATGGATAAGGTGTATGTGGCGGTTGCAGTGAAGATTTCCAAGATAAAAAGAGGCAGAGAAGCCTAA
- the LOC110872183 gene encoding receptor-like protein EIX2 isoform X3, which yields MKALVSLDFSDNQLSGTIPQSMAALNDLSSLNLSYNKLSGRFPTGKQLQTLIDPSIYAGNRDLCGEYLPNNCSNPENPPATRSKNKYKKANGLRKVWFYLDITCGFATGFWGIIGVLAFKKQWRRKLFMIAEVTMDKVYVAVAVKISKIKRGREA from the exons ATGAAGGCGTTAGTATCTCTTGACTTCTCAGACAACCAACTAAGCGGGACGATCCCTCAAAGCATGGCTGCTTTGAACGATTTGAGCTCTTTGAATCTGTCATACAACAAATTGTCAGGAAGATTTCCAACCGGAAAACAACTGCAGACACTTATCGACCCATCAATATATGCTGGTAACAGGGATCTCTGTGGTGAATATCTGCCAAATAATTGTTCCAATCCTGAAAACCCACCAGCCACAAGAAGCAAGAACAAATACAAAAAGGCTAATGGGCTAAGGAAGGTATGGTTTTACTTGGACATAACGTGTGGATTTGCAACAG GTTTTTGGGGTATTATTGGAGTTTTGGCATTCAAGAAGCAATGGAGAAGGAAGCTTTTTATGATTGCAGAGGTAACCATGGATAAGGTGTATGTGGCGGTTGCAGTGAAGATTTCCAAGATAAAAAGAGGCAGAGAAGCCTAA